The following proteins are encoded in a genomic region of Drosophila willistoni isolate 14030-0811.24 chromosome 3R, UCI_dwil_1.1, whole genome shotgun sequence:
- the LOC6647400 gene encoding 40S ribosomal protein S29 yields MGFATLWYSHPRKYGQGSRCCRACSNRHGLIRKYGLNICRQCFREYAGDIGFKKLD; encoded by the exons ATGGGTTTCGCTACTCTCTGGTACTCGCATCCCCGCAAATACGGCCAAGGATCCCGGTGCTG CCGCGCCTGCTCCAACCGTCACGGTTTGATCCGTAAATATGGTCTGAACATTTGCCGTCAGTGCTTCAGGGAATACGCCGGCGACATTGGCTTCAAGAAG CTGGACTAA